A single Alcanivorax borkumensis SK2 DNA region contains:
- the ccoG gene encoding cytochrome c oxidase accessory protein CcoG has translation MSDPKRIKVTDATDGGSVSLYSKRERIQVKSVSGRFQFIRDVTILATMGLYLILPWVRWNGQQAVLFDLPGRQFRIFGASFWPQDFLLLSWILILAAFALFFVTVLAGRVYCGYVCPQTTWTRFFQWIEFWCEGDRHSRIKMDNAPWTTSKIIRRGSKHVLWLILALLTGITFVGYFSPITDLITRLFSFSWGGWELFWVGFFTVATYGNAGFMREQVCLYMCPYARFQSVMFDRDTLIVSYDEKRGEPRGRGAKKREQSVVDEKGDCIDCGMCVQVCPTGIDIRDGLQYECITCAACVDACDDVMEHIGKPPGLIRYTTENALEGLKTHILRPRLIGYGLILVIMGSLFMATLYGRVPLQVDVIRDRNQLYRTASSGEVENIYRLEIQNKSQSTHRYRLTMKGPEGLKMNNRTEFTLEGSKTLSLPVTVSYDPYIVEMESSPIWFIVTALDDPDLEKRHESRFIAPGR, from the coding sequence ATGTCGGACCCTAAGAGAATCAAGGTCACTGATGCCACTGATGGCGGCAGCGTAAGTCTGTACAGCAAACGTGAGCGTATTCAGGTCAAGTCCGTATCTGGGCGATTTCAATTTATCCGTGATGTCACCATTTTGGCGACCATGGGCCTATATCTGATTTTGCCCTGGGTCCGCTGGAATGGGCAGCAGGCCGTGCTATTTGATCTGCCTGGCCGTCAGTTCCGTATCTTTGGTGCTAGCTTCTGGCCGCAAGACTTCCTGTTGCTTTCCTGGATTTTGATTCTGGCTGCATTTGCACTGTTTTTTGTGACAGTCTTGGCCGGCCGCGTCTACTGTGGCTATGTCTGTCCACAGACAACTTGGACCCGCTTTTTCCAGTGGATCGAATTTTGGTGCGAGGGTGATCGCCATAGTCGTATCAAGATGGACAATGCCCCTTGGACGACGAGTAAGATTATTCGCCGGGGCAGCAAACACGTTCTCTGGTTGATACTTGCCCTGCTTACAGGCATCACCTTTGTAGGCTACTTCTCCCCTATCACGGACCTGATTACCCGACTCTTTAGTTTCAGTTGGGGCGGCTGGGAATTGTTCTGGGTTGGTTTCTTTACCGTGGCGACCTACGGTAATGCAGGCTTTATGCGCGAGCAGGTTTGCCTTTACATGTGCCCTTATGCCCGCTTCCAAAGCGTCATGTTTGACCGCGACACCCTTATTGTCTCCTATGATGAAAAACGGGGCGAGCCTCGTGGCCGAGGTGCGAAGAAACGTGAACAGAGTGTGGTTGATGAAAAAGGCGACTGCATTGATTGTGGCATGTGCGTACAGGTCTGCCCCACCGGCATCGACATTCGAGATGGCCTGCAATATGAATGCATTACCTGTGCTGCCTGCGTGGATGCCTGCGACGATGTTATGGAGCACATCGGCAAACCGCCCGGGCTGATTCGTTATACCACTGAAAATGCGCTTGAAGGGTTGAAAACACACATCCTGAGGCCCCGCTTAATAGGTTACGGTCTTATCCTGGTGATCATGGGTAGCCTCTTCATGGCTACTTTATATGGCCGTGTACCGCTGCAAGTGGATGTAATTCGTGATCGCAATCAGTTGTACAGAACCGCCAGCAGCGGCGAGGTAGAGAATATTTATCGGCTGGAAATACAAAACAAAAGTCAAAGCACCCACCGGTATCGCTTGACGATGAAAGGCCCAGAAGGCCTGAAAATGAACAACCGCACTGAATTTACCCTTGAAGGTAGCAAGACATTGTCTTTGCCGGTGACCGTGAGCTATGACCCTTATATCGTTGAAATGGAGTCATCGCCCATCTGGTTTATCGTCACCGCCCTTGACGATCCCGATCTGGAGAAACGCCATGAATCCCGATTCATTGCCCCGGGGCGATGA
- the ccoP gene encoding cytochrome-c oxidase, cbb3-type subunit III yields the protein MSDFWSWFIIAIVVTNLLGCAALLLWNNQISAEEAAKETTGHSFDGIQERNAPLPRWWLFLFIGTLIFSAVYLVLYPGFGKFDGILGWTSDNQYQKEVAVMEKSTGPLFQQYAQMPIEELVQYPEALGVGGRLFANNCAICHGSDARGAKGYPNLTDNDWLYGGQPDQIVTSITKGRKAAMPPMAAAIGNTDEAVRDMALYVQSLSRPDLAKDSQKAAAIERAKPKFAMCAACHSQDGTGNIMMGAPNLTDTTWLYGPRLEDIEYTIRHGRSGNMPAHENQLSEERIHVIAAYVYSLSQNTESVQ from the coding sequence ATGAGTGATTTCTGGAGCTGGTTCATTATCGCCATTGTCGTGACCAACTTGTTGGGTTGTGCCGCACTGCTACTGTGGAATAATCAGATTTCCGCAGAAGAAGCGGCCAAGGAAACCACTGGGCACAGTTTTGACGGCATTCAGGAACGCAATGCTCCCCTGCCGCGTTGGTGGTTATTTCTGTTTATTGGCACACTGATTTTCTCGGCTGTGTATCTGGTGCTGTATCCTGGCTTTGGTAAATTCGACGGCATTCTGGGCTGGACTAGTGACAATCAGTATCAGAAAGAAGTGGCTGTCATGGAAAAAAGTACTGGGCCGCTGTTCCAGCAATATGCCCAAATGCCTATTGAAGAGCTGGTGCAATACCCGGAGGCTCTTGGTGTTGGGGGGCGTTTATTCGCTAACAACTGCGCCATTTGTCATGGTTCAGATGCCCGTGGCGCCAAAGGCTATCCGAACTTAACCGATAACGACTGGCTGTATGGTGGCCAGCCCGATCAAATCGTAACGAGCATCACTAAAGGACGAAAGGCCGCGATGCCCCCTATGGCGGCAGCGATAGGCAATACCGATGAAGCTGTTCGGGACATGGCACTGTATGTACAGAGCCTTAGTCGCCCGGATCTTGCCAAGGATAGTCAGAAAGCCGCCGCGATTGAGCGCGCTAAGCCCAAGTTTGCTATGTGTGCGGCCTGCCACAGCCAAGATGGCACAGGCAACATCATGATGGGCGCACCAAACCTGACTGACACGACCTGGTTATACGGCCCACGCCTGGAGGATATCGAATACACCATCCGTCACGGTCGCTCGGGGAATATGCCAGCCCATGAAAACCAGCTCAGCGAAGAGCGGATTCATGTGATTGCTGCCTATGTGTATAGCCTCTCTCAGAACACTGAGAGCGTGCAGTAA
- a CDS encoding cbb3-type cytochrome oxidase subunit 3, with protein MSYHALFTLVFFLAFIAMTLWVYRPSRKKDYEKLSYIALDADERATKSVHKGDDQ; from the coding sequence ATGAGTTATCACGCTTTGTTTACTCTGGTGTTCTTCTTAGCTTTTATCGCCATGACTTTATGGGTGTATCGGCCCAGTCGCAAAAAAGACTACGAAAAACTCAGTTATATCGCGCTGGATGCGGATGAAAGAGCAACAAAAAGTGTGCACAAGGGGGATGACCAATGA
- the ccoO gene encoding cytochrome-c oxidase, cbb3-type subunit II, producing the protein MSNAHEVVEKNVGLMIVLILIAVSFGGLAEIVPLFWQKATTEPLETLEPYTALEMEGRDIYIREGCHVCHTQMVRPLRAETERFGVYSVAGEDVWEHPFLWGSKRTGPDLARVGLRPITEQWHREHLRDPRQVVPESNMPAYPWLQQTPLDWSLTERKLKVFKNAFGVPYTDEGIAEQMNKINGEWGNATEEDALVAYLLSLGQERKEAAQ; encoded by the coding sequence ATGTCTAACGCTCATGAAGTAGTAGAAAAAAATGTCGGCCTCATGATTGTGCTGATATTGATCGCGGTCAGTTTTGGCGGTCTGGCCGAAATCGTGCCGCTGTTCTGGCAAAAAGCGACCACTGAACCGCTGGAAACGCTGGAGCCGTACACCGCCCTAGAAATGGAAGGCCGGGATATTTACATCCGTGAAGGTTGCCATGTGTGCCACACCCAGATGGTGCGGCCATTGCGCGCAGAAACCGAACGCTTTGGTGTCTATTCTGTTGCCGGTGAAGACGTGTGGGAGCATCCCTTCCTATGGGGTTCTAAACGTACCGGGCCCGATCTGGCCCGTGTGGGGCTGCGGCCAATCACTGAGCAGTGGCACCGTGAGCACCTACGCGACCCGCGCCAGGTAGTGCCGGAATCGAATATGCCAGCCTACCCCTGGCTGCAACAGACTCCGTTAGATTGGAGCCTGACTGAACGTAAGTTAAAAGTATTCAAAAACGCTTTTGGGGTTCCCTATACCGACGAAGGTATTGCTGAGCAGATGAATAAGATTAATGGCGAATGGGGCAATGCCACAGAAGAAGATGCACTGGTGGCCTACCTGCTGTCATTGGGCCAGGAACGCAAGGAGGCAGCGCAATGA
- the ccoN gene encoding cytochrome-c oxidase, cbb3-type subunit I — MENAVASPNYNYKVIRQFTVMSVVWGIVGMAVGVFIAAQLAWPALNFNIPWLSFGRLRPLHTNAVIFAFGGSALMGTSYYVVQRTCNAVLAFPKLAAFSFWGWQVVIVAAAITLPMGFTSTKEYAELEWPIDILITLVWLAYATVFFTTIAKRRTSHIYVANWFYGAFIIAIALLHVVNNLAVPVSLMKSYSAYSGSIDAMVQWWYGHNAVGFFLTAGFLGMMYYYIPVQAQRPVYSYRLSIVHFWALIAVYMWAGPHHLHYSSLPDWAQSLGMVFSIVLLAPSWGGMINGMMTLSGAWHKLRTDPIIRFMIVALSFYGMSTFEGPMMAIKTVNALSHNTDWTIGHVHAGALGWVAMITIGATYVMVPRLFERKQMYSISWINTHFWLSTIGTVLYIASMWVSGIMQGLMWRAVNTDGTLTYNFVQEMVERHPFYIIRLLGGIIFLSGMILMALNVYKTIRAENDCHGDDNVQQAA, encoded by the coding sequence ATGGAAAATGCTGTCGCATCGCCGAATTACAACTACAAAGTTATTCGGCAATTCACAGTTATGTCGGTGGTTTGGGGGATTGTTGGCATGGCAGTGGGTGTGTTCATCGCTGCTCAACTGGCGTGGCCGGCCCTGAACTTCAATATCCCCTGGCTAAGCTTTGGCCGCCTTCGGCCTCTGCATACCAATGCGGTAATTTTTGCCTTTGGCGGCTCGGCGCTAATGGGCACATCTTATTATGTCGTTCAGCGCACCTGTAATGCGGTATTAGCGTTCCCGAAGCTGGCAGCCTTCAGTTTTTGGGGCTGGCAGGTGGTAATCGTTGCTGCTGCCATAACGCTGCCCATGGGCTTCACTTCCACCAAGGAGTATGCCGAGCTTGAATGGCCCATCGACATATTGATCACCTTGGTATGGCTCGCTTACGCAACCGTCTTCTTTACCACTATTGCCAAGCGCCGCACCTCGCATATTTATGTGGCTAATTGGTTCTACGGTGCCTTTATTATTGCCATCGCGTTACTGCATGTGGTCAATAATCTTGCGGTGCCGGTTTCTCTAATGAAGTCCTACTCAGCCTACAGTGGTTCTATCGATGCTATGGTGCAGTGGTGGTACGGTCATAACGCCGTAGGGTTTTTCTTGACCGCCGGCTTCCTTGGCATGATGTACTACTACATCCCAGTTCAGGCTCAACGTCCGGTTTACTCCTATCGCCTTTCTATTGTGCATTTCTGGGCTCTTATCGCGGTCTACATGTGGGCAGGGCCGCACCACTTACACTATTCCTCCCTGCCCGACTGGGCGCAGTCTCTTGGTATGGTTTTCTCTATCGTCCTTCTTGCTCCTAGCTGGGGAGGCATGATTAACGGGATGATGACGCTCTCTGGGGCTTGGCATAAGCTGCGCACCGATCCAATCATTCGCTTCATGATTGTAGCCCTGTCTTTCTACGGTATGAGTACCTTCGAAGGCCCGATGATGGCCATCAAGACCGTGAATGCACTCAGCCATAACACTGACTGGACCATTGGCCATGTGCACGCCGGGGCTTTGGGCTGGGTTGCCATGATCACCATTGGTGCCACCTACGTGATGGTGCCCCGCCTTTTTGAACGAAAGCAGATGTATTCCATATCCTGGATCAATACACACTTCTGGCTTAGCACCATCGGCACGGTTCTCTATATTGCCTCCATGTGGGTGTCCGGCATTATGCAGGGGCTAATGTGGCGAGCGGTGAATACCGACGGCACCCTCACCTACAATTTCGTTCAGGAAATGGTTGAGCGGCATCCTTTCTACATTATTCGTTTGCTGGGCGGAATTATCTTCCTCAGCGGCATGATCTTGATGGCCCTCAATGTCTATAAAACCATCCGTGCAGAGAATGATTGCCACGGTGATGACAACGTGCAACAGGCGGCCTAA
- a CDS encoding zinc-dependent alcohol dehydrogenase family protein: MKAMVLNQYGATAKFEQAQIDTPQALPGQVIVRVAATSVNTVDTMIRQMGADLFPLSPELPAVLGMDFAGTIESVGAGVTSFTSGDEVYGCAGGLADLQGALAEYIPADARLVAHKPKRLSMREAAALPLVGITAYEGLQRAGASAGQTLLVHGGTGGVGHVAVQLGKHFGAKVFTTVSGDKAFDIVRGYGATPVDYKKAAVADYVATHTDGAGFDVVFDSVGGANMANSFDAAALNGQVVTTVAMLELDLNPAHFKGLSIHVVFMLIPMLHDHHREAHGQILTKLATIVDEGALFPLLDEQRFNLNEVGLAYDRLTSGQATGKVVVEC; this comes from the coding sequence ATGAAAGCGATGGTTCTCAATCAATATGGCGCAACAGCCAAGTTTGAACAGGCGCAAATCGATACCCCGCAAGCCCTGCCCGGGCAAGTAATCGTCCGCGTGGCGGCTACCAGTGTTAATACCGTGGACACCATGATTCGGCAGATGGGCGCTGATTTGTTTCCCCTCTCGCCCGAGCTTCCCGCTGTTTTGGGTATGGATTTTGCCGGAACCATTGAGTCTGTCGGTGCCGGAGTCACCAGCTTTACCTCAGGTGATGAAGTCTACGGCTGCGCTGGAGGTCTAGCGGATTTACAAGGCGCTTTGGCTGAATACATTCCGGCGGATGCTCGCCTGGTTGCCCACAAGCCAAAACGCTTGTCCATGCGCGAAGCCGCCGCCCTGCCCTTGGTTGGTATAACCGCCTACGAAGGGCTGCAGCGTGCCGGCGCCAGTGCCGGGCAGACTCTGCTGGTTCATGGGGGTACCGGTGGTGTGGGTCATGTGGCTGTGCAGCTGGGTAAGCACTTCGGTGCCAAAGTGTTCACTACCGTGTCCGGCGACAAGGCGTTTGACATTGTCCGTGGCTACGGTGCAACGCCGGTGGATTACAAGAAAGCCGCCGTGGCTGATTATGTGGCTACACACACCGACGGAGCGGGTTTTGATGTGGTATTCGATTCCGTGGGTGGCGCCAATATGGCAAACAGTTTTGACGCTGCCGCGTTGAATGGCCAGGTTGTAACCACTGTTGCCATGCTGGAGCTGGATCTTAATCCGGCTCATTTCAAAGGGTTATCCATCCACGTGGTCTTTATGCTAATACCGATGCTGCATGACCACCATCGTGAAGCCCATGGGCAGATTTTGACAAAGCTAGCCACCATTGTTGATGAAGGCGCGCTCTTCCCGCTTCTTGACGAGCAACGATTCAACCTCAATGAGGTAGGCCTTGCCTACGACCGTTTGACCAGTGGCCAGGCCACCGGGAAGGTCGTAGTGGAGTGCTGA
- a CDS encoding LysR family transcriptional regulator — protein sequence MDTEGIKLFVLAAEKLNISAAGRELGMPAAVASAKLAKLEKTVGADLLKRTTRKVALSVEGADFLPYAREILAQENAALAALGYGNETVSGNLRFTAPSTFAQQFIVPLIPDFLALYPGISLDLRLSDMELDLIQGSFDLALRNAVLPESNLHARKLAEDQRILCASSDYLDSHGIPVRPDDLLNHQLIAFKSASTIKLIEAGGKSGEFNTRGPGHRLTIDDGLSYKIATHCGAGIAIHSLWSVHKELADGSLVQVLPEYRMDAEPALWLVYPKSNVLTAKVRVFIDFLIERIGLNPPWLN from the coding sequence ATGGACACAGAAGGCATTAAGCTCTTTGTTCTCGCCGCAGAAAAGCTCAATATCAGTGCCGCAGGCCGCGAGCTGGGCATGCCTGCGGCGGTGGCCAGCGCCAAGCTGGCAAAGCTCGAAAAGACCGTTGGTGCCGATTTATTAAAGCGCACCACACGCAAAGTGGCACTGTCCGTAGAGGGCGCAGACTTCCTGCCCTATGCCCGCGAAATTCTGGCTCAAGAGAACGCAGCACTGGCGGCGCTGGGATACGGTAACGAAACGGTTTCCGGCAACCTGCGATTCACCGCACCCAGCACCTTCGCACAGCAGTTCATTGTGCCGCTAATCCCTGATTTTCTGGCACTGTACCCGGGAATTAGCCTGGATTTGCGGCTGTCCGACATGGAGCTGGACCTGATACAGGGCAGCTTTGATTTGGCATTACGCAATGCGGTTTTGCCAGAAAGTAATCTACACGCACGTAAGCTCGCAGAAGATCAAAGAATACTTTGCGCTTCATCAGATTACCTCGATAGCCATGGCATACCCGTTAGGCCAGATGATCTGCTGAATCACCAATTGATAGCGTTCAAATCTGCATCCACCATCAAATTGATCGAAGCCGGTGGGAAGAGTGGTGAGTTTAATACACGCGGCCCTGGACACCGACTAACTATAGATGATGGTCTCAGCTATAAAATCGCCACGCACTGCGGTGCCGGTATTGCGATACATTCGTTGTGGAGTGTTCATAAGGAGCTGGCCGACGGCAGCCTGGTGCAGGTGCTACCAGAATATCGAATGGATGCAGAACCCGCATTGTGGTTGGTATATCCCAAATCCAACGTGCTAACGGCTAAGGTGAGGGTGTTTATCGATTTCTTGATAGAACGCATTGGCCTGAATCCGCCGTGGCTGAATTAA
- a CDS encoding tyrosine-type recombinase/integrase, which produces MLELVKIRFDDSNYSWTVVDEHGNPVDDIRDWIVHLEQINLSPNTIQAYARHVARLGTYLHSNNKEIIGITVSDYDRFLEWLPYYLNGTADVSSNLAFLSPSLEPVARLSPTVNNQVHLAVKSFYRYLTGREPAFASVAVSNRHQPVGSYKPFLEHINQRRSVRKKDPYLKGDLGAVRKKVTEKRMSPEAVLELIKACSLVRDAFLVTLLYNTGMRIGEALGLRHADVDLADGVIWVIPRSDNENGARAKSKRARAIPVMPYLLEMYEDYITSTEYLAAFESGTEYVFCNVKKGRIGKALSRSYAENLKTYLIKRTGYTFTWHHFRHTHASEAIADGHGLLAVADRLGHASPQTTLDFYKHLFSSEVRKLHLTGPSKLKERLDEFMESGAQLTERGIKWI; this is translated from the coding sequence GTGCTGGAACTCGTAAAGATCCGATTTGATGATTCTAACTATTCATGGACCGTTGTTGATGAGCACGGAAACCCTGTAGACGACATCCGTGATTGGATTGTGCATCTTGAACAGATCAATCTCTCTCCCAATACAATCCAGGCATATGCACGTCATGTTGCTCGCCTTGGGACTTACCTCCACTCAAATAACAAGGAAATCATCGGGATAACTGTTTCCGACTATGATCGTTTCCTTGAGTGGCTACCTTACTATCTGAACGGTACGGCCGATGTTTCCTCAAATCTTGCCTTTCTTTCTCCTTCATTGGAGCCTGTAGCTAGGCTGAGCCCAACGGTGAACAATCAGGTGCACCTGGCTGTTAAGTCCTTTTATCGCTATTTGACTGGCAGAGAGCCTGCTTTTGCATCAGTCGCTGTCAGCAATCGACATCAGCCTGTAGGCAGCTACAAGCCTTTCCTTGAACACATCAATCAACGTAGAAGTGTCAGGAAGAAAGATCCTTACCTTAAAGGAGATCTGGGGGCCGTAAGGAAGAAAGTAACTGAAAAAAGGATGTCGCCTGAGGCGGTTCTGGAGCTCATAAAGGCATGCAGCCTGGTCCGTGACGCTTTTCTTGTCACCCTCCTCTACAACACCGGAATGCGGATCGGCGAAGCTTTGGGGCTTCGCCATGCTGATGTTGACCTAGCAGACGGCGTTATTTGGGTAATTCCACGATCTGACAACGAAAATGGAGCCAGGGCTAAATCCAAGCGTGCTAGAGCAATCCCTGTAATGCCTTACCTGCTTGAAATGTACGAAGATTATATTACAAGCACAGAATACCTAGCAGCGTTTGAATCAGGGACGGAATATGTGTTCTGTAATGTTAAGAAAGGCAGGATTGGAAAAGCTCTATCTAGAAGCTATGCCGAGAATCTAAAAACGTATTTAATCAAACGTACGGGCTATACATTTACTTGGCACCACTTTCGCCACACACATGCCAGTGAGGCTATCGCTGATGGACACGGGTTGCTAGCCGTCGCTGATCGACTTGGGCATGCCAGCCCTCAAACAACACTCGATTTTTACAAACACCTCTTTAGTAGTGAAGTCCGAAAATTACATCTGACCGGCCCAAGCAAGCTGAAGGAGCGGCTTGATGAATTTATGGAATCTGGCGCGCAATTGACTGAGCGAGGCATTAAATGGATTTAG
- a CDS encoding tyrosine-type recombinase/integrase produces MDLELISNNKEGADLYLTQMEARLNAISPALVQENIWSKTLLEEIPCFVNEYIAARSPISFVGIPETPSLELKLYWANLLSDPRMNSQSIVQRRRLPMSWLMECCENTLQKFEVTCIADIPHPEFPLKGSIGPSKKGHNKDLIASFILFDKKQNPNRSKVKINYTKSGELQEKEYTSPNITVVGDFHKKIIIQREQFQSLRKRNVLLLDDLYSEYHVRYKDLQKQKSSYVNLFQFPEWLRDAVREHILDKISHDELGPKTLPGYVGRFKHFSNFMHETFERPSPSSITDVLIGDMFVDWGNAKGLYGRNWYTDTLAMLATAARKWPDIWPGLTVSARSSKKIKNVHYKEGLGRLGYAQEGGGRAYSQRIVDELYSAVKHAPSPTPCVFTLIMGAGMRSEDGHAILFDCLDEDPNDADFMLLTFWQSKVSKWNVKPLHKNNKDHAQIINAIEEQRSAVIKRHGKKTKYLFPVFNGTHESFTSPTYTMGEIKKQCVSAGVLSDDGSPLSFSWHPLRHTKGTSMAKDGHDILSIMMELGHASPDMATVYINNRLELKKKALLQNGGGRFYTIEGEVDESVANLLVRKGQIRATRVCGGACTMPAQIGDWCEHANACYTCKHYRADAKDVDFFKNEKGAVINLIEEQQEELVALQENQQSRMSEITGRRLAKNKEIYKRLNDIVSSIEADGQYQGREQQARKTSLEDK; encoded by the coding sequence ATGGATTTAGAGCTGATTTCAAATAATAAAGAAGGCGCTGATTTATATCTGACGCAAATGGAAGCGCGTTTGAATGCTATATCACCAGCACTGGTCCAAGAAAACATATGGAGCAAAACCCTTCTAGAAGAAATTCCCTGTTTTGTGAATGAATATATAGCCGCCCGAAGTCCTATATCATTTGTTGGGATTCCTGAGACTCCTTCACTGGAGCTCAAGCTCTACTGGGCCAACCTTTTGTCTGATCCAAGAATGAATTCACAGTCTATAGTTCAAAGAAGAAGGCTCCCAATGAGCTGGCTGATGGAATGCTGCGAAAATACGCTACAAAAATTCGAGGTGACATGCATAGCCGACATCCCGCATCCAGAATTTCCACTAAAAGGCTCAATTGGCCCTAGCAAGAAAGGCCATAACAAAGACCTGATTGCGAGTTTTATATTGTTCGATAAAAAACAGAACCCAAACAGGTCAAAGGTAAAAATAAACTACACCAAGTCAGGTGAGCTGCAGGAAAAGGAATACACCTCCCCTAATATTACTGTTGTCGGGGACTTCCATAAGAAAATAATAATACAGCGCGAGCAGTTTCAAAGCCTAAGAAAACGGAATGTGTTGCTCCTCGATGATTTGTATTCCGAGTATCACGTGAGATATAAGGACCTCCAAAAGCAAAAAAGCAGCTACGTCAATCTATTCCAGTTTCCGGAGTGGTTAAGGGATGCTGTCAGAGAGCATATTCTCGACAAAATCAGTCACGATGAACTCGGACCCAAAACGCTGCCGGGCTATGTTGGGCGGTTTAAGCATTTTAGCAATTTCATGCATGAGACATTCGAGCGGCCATCTCCCAGTTCAATAACGGATGTTCTTATTGGTGATATGTTTGTTGATTGGGGGAACGCAAAAGGCTTGTATGGCAGAAACTGGTATACTGACACACTGGCTATGCTGGCTACAGCAGCCAGGAAGTGGCCTGACATTTGGCCTGGCTTAACTGTTTCAGCTCGATCTTCGAAGAAAATTAAGAATGTGCATTATAAAGAAGGTCTTGGAAGGTTGGGTTATGCGCAGGAAGGCGGTGGCCGTGCTTACTCTCAGAGAATTGTTGATGAGCTCTATTCCGCAGTAAAGCATGCGCCCTCACCTACCCCATGTGTTTTTACTTTGATAATGGGGGCTGGCATGAGATCTGAGGATGGCCATGCCATTTTGTTTGACTGTCTAGATGAAGACCCGAACGACGCAGATTTCATGCTGCTTACATTCTGGCAGAGCAAAGTTAGCAAGTGGAATGTAAAGCCTTTGCACAAGAATAATAAAGACCATGCTCAGATAATTAACGCTATTGAAGAGCAACGGTCTGCAGTTATTAAACGACACGGAAAGAAGACCAAATACCTTTTCCCTGTATTCAATGGCACTCATGAAAGCTTTACATCGCCCACCTACACTATGGGCGAAATAAAAAAACAATGCGTAAGCGCTGGTGTATTGTCTGATGACGGGTCCCCTCTTTCATTTTCCTGGCATCCTCTGAGGCATACCAAAGGCACCTCAATGGCCAAAGATGGCCATGACATATTATCGATTATGATGGAGCTTGGCCATGCCAGTCCTGACATGGCCACCGTATATATAAACAACCGGCTTGAGCTCAAGAAAAAAGCTCTTCTGCAAAATGGCGGCGGCCGCTTTTACACAATTGAAGGGGAGGTAGATGAAAGCGTAGCCAACCTCCTCGTAAGAAAAGGTCAGATAAGAGCTACACGGGTGTGTGGCGGGGCTTGCACTATGCCTGCTCAAATTGGTGATTGGTGTGAGCATGCGAATGCTTGCTATACATGCAAACATTACCGCGCTGACGCCAAAGATGTAGATTTCTTTAAGAATGAGAAAGGCGCAGTAATTAATCTGATTGAAGAGCAGCAAGAAGAGCTTGTGGCTTTGCAGGAGAATCAGCAAAGTCGTATGTCTGAAATTACAGGCCGCAGACTTGCTAAAAACAAGGAAATATACAAGCGGCTTAATGACATAGTTTCTTCGATTGAAGCTGATGGCCAGTATCAAGGTCGTGAGCAACAAGCGCGCAAAACCTCACTGGAGGATAAATGA
- a CDS encoding DUF6262 family protein: protein MSEDNLDGLRQARDERSLQKRRAVEQAVDQLKQSNETITFKAVAKLAGVSRQYLYNNFKDQISSMREGDRASSVKIDNVTVPARTPEESRHVEALLRNKIDRLKKELGSVRHENSRLKQALEKERGKSEHFRKNWINSRGKQ from the coding sequence ATGAGTGAAGACAACCTTGATGGTTTGCGTCAGGCCAGGGATGAGCGCAGCCTTCAAAAGCGTAGAGCCGTCGAGCAAGCGGTTGATCAATTGAAGCAGAGCAATGAAACGATCACATTTAAAGCTGTTGCCAAGCTGGCTGGTGTAAGCCGACAGTATCTTTACAACAACTTTAAAGACCAGATTTCTAGTATGAGGGAGGGAGACCGGGCTTCGAGCGTAAAAATTGATAATGTCACCGTTCCAGCTAGAACACCCGAGGAGTCTCGGCATGTTGAAGCCCTGCTGAGAAACAAGATAGATCGACTAAAAAAAGAACTTGGCTCTGTTCGGCATGAGAATTCCAGGCTTAAACAAGCGCTTGAAAAAGAGCGAGGGAAGTCTGAGCATTTTCGGAAAAATTGGATAAATTCAAGAGGTAAGCAATAA